A DNA window from Paenibacillus andongensis contains the following coding sequences:
- the argC gene encoding N-acetyl-gamma-glutamyl-phosphate reductase: protein MSHGVRAAIIGATGYGGAELIRLLQAHPLVQITSVISTSNAGAPLAEHFPHLQEVVVDILDVLDVDLIAGKADVVFLATPAGVSAELSPKLLAAGLKVIDISGDLRLKSSSDYEKWYKKPAASEEALAQSIYGLSEVFGDEVKGSDLIANPGCYPTATLLGLIPAVKAGWIDPSTIIIDAKSGVSGAGRGVNLGVHYAEVNENLTAYKVNKHQHIPEIEQALSRIAGKPVITTFTTHLVPMTRGIMSTMYATIQGEHTAEEFIELYRQYYEGRRFVRIRQNGKLPSTKEVFGSNYCDIGFAVDERTGRVTIVSVIDNVVKGAAGQAIQNLNIMQGWDETTGLLFAPVYP from the coding sequence ATGAGTCATGGAGTTAGAGCGGCTATTATTGGAGCCACGGGTTATGGTGGTGCGGAGTTGATTCGTCTGTTGCAGGCGCATCCTTTGGTACAGATTACTTCGGTCATCTCGACCTCTAATGCAGGAGCGCCGCTTGCGGAGCATTTTCCACACTTGCAGGAAGTGGTTGTTGATATTCTAGATGTGCTTGATGTTGATTTGATTGCGGGCAAAGCGGACGTTGTGTTCTTGGCGACACCAGCTGGTGTGAGTGCAGAACTTTCACCAAAGCTTCTGGCAGCTGGCCTGAAGGTCATTGATATTTCTGGCGATTTAAGATTGAAGTCGAGTAGCGACTATGAAAAATGGTATAAAAAGCCGGCGGCTTCCGAGGAAGCATTGGCGCAATCGATTTATGGCTTGTCTGAGGTGTTCGGAGATGAAGTGAAGGGAAGCGATTTAATTGCTAACCCAGGCTGCTATCCGACAGCAACGCTGCTTGGTCTCATTCCGGCTGTCAAAGCGGGTTGGATTGATCCATCGACGATCATTATTGATGCTAAATCTGGCGTGTCCGGAGCGGGTCGCGGCGTTAATTTGGGCGTGCATTACGCGGAAGTGAATGAGAATTTAACAGCCTATAAAGTAAATAAGCATCAGCATATTCCGGAAATCGAGCAGGCGCTCAGCCGGATAGCAGGTAAGCCAGTTATAACAACGTTCACGACACACCTCGTTCCGATGACGCGCGGAATTATGTCTACCATGTACGCAACGATACAAGGTGAGCACACCGCCGAGGAATTTATTGAACTGTACCGTCAATATTATGAAGGTCGGAGATTTGTACGTATTCGTCAAAATGGTAAGCTCCCTTCTACGAAGGAAGTGTTCGGCTCGAACTACTGCGACATCGGCTTTGCGGTGGATGAGCGCACGGGGCGTGTGACCATCGTTTCCGTCATTGACAATGTGGTTAAAGGCGCTGCAGGTCAGGCCATTCAGAATTTAAATATTATGCAAGGCTGGGACGAAACGACAGGGCTGTTGTTCGCACCGGTGTATCCATAA
- the argJ gene encoding bifunctional glutamate N-acetyltransferase/amino-acid acetyltransferase ArgJ codes for MSGQKFTVVSEGTVTTPKGFRAGGLHCGLKKTERYDLGAIVCDVPAAAAGVYTLNAFQAAPLRVTQESIAQGGKLQAMIVNSGNANACTGEQGEQDAYAMRAASAKALGVAEHHVGVTSTGVIGELLPMGKVLSGIEQLPLKVKADGGEDFCQAILTTDLTQKMTCVRVVVGGKEVHIAGAAKGSGMIHPNMATMLGFMTTDAPIESEYLQQLLSRITDSTFNMITVDGDTSTNDMVVAMASGLAGGEALNPEHPDWEAFAAGFQYVGEYLAKAIARDGEGATKLIETTVVGAESIEVARKIVKSIIGSSLVKSAVYGADANWGRIIAAVGYSGQPVNVNTVDIRLGDIPVLEQSRPVKFDEEAALAYLKTDTIQIHVNLHMGAGKATGWGCDLTYDYVRINAAYRT; via the coding sequence ATGTCGGGTCAAAAGTTTACCGTTGTGTCGGAAGGCACAGTAACAACGCCGAAAGGCTTTCGTGCAGGGGGGCTGCACTGTGGATTGAAGAAGACGGAGCGCTATGATCTAGGCGCAATCGTCTGTGATGTACCAGCGGCAGCGGCGGGCGTGTACACGCTGAACGCGTTTCAAGCGGCACCGCTGCGGGTGACGCAGGAGAGCATCGCCCAAGGCGGCAAGCTGCAGGCGATGATCGTCAACAGCGGCAACGCCAATGCGTGTACCGGCGAGCAGGGCGAGCAAGACGCGTACGCGATGCGCGCTGCTAGTGCGAAGGCGCTAGGCGTGGCGGAGCACCACGTCGGCGTGACGAGCACAGGCGTCATCGGCGAGCTTCTGCCGATGGGGAAAGTGCTGAGCGGCATCGAGCAGCTGCCGCTTAAAGTGAAGGCAGACGGCGGCGAAGACTTCTGCCAAGCGATCCTGACCACGGATCTCACGCAGAAGATGACGTGTGTCCGTGTTGTCGTTGGCGGCAAGGAGGTTCACATTGCCGGGGCAGCGAAGGGTTCGGGGATGATTCACCCGAACATGGCGACGATGCTCGGTTTCATGACAACCGACGCGCCGATCGAGAGCGAATACCTGCAGCAGCTGCTTAGCAGGATCACAGATTCCACGTTCAACATGATCACCGTTGACGGGGATACGAGCACCAACGACATGGTCGTGGCGATGGCAAGCGGGTTGGCCGGCGGCGAAGCTTTGAATCCGGAGCATCCGGATTGGGAAGCGTTCGCGGCAGGGTTCCAGTACGTTGGCGAGTACCTCGCCAAGGCGATCGCGCGCGACGGCGAGGGCGCGACGAAGCTGATCGAGACGACGGTAGTCGGCGCGGAGAGCATTGAAGTGGCACGCAAGATCGTGAAGTCGATCATTGGCTCTAGCTTGGTCAAATCCGCTGTCTATGGCGCAGATGCGAACTGGGGTCGGATCATTGCGGCTGTCGGTTACTCAGGACAGCCGGTGAACGTGAACACCGTCGATATTCGCTTAGGTGATATCCCCGTGTTGGAGCAGTCGCGTCCGGTGAAGTTCGACGAGGAAGCGGCGCTTGCCTATTTGAAAACAGACACGATTCAAATTCATGTGAATTTACATATGGGCGCTGGCAAGGCTACGGGCTGGGGCTGCGACTTAACATATGATTATGTGCGGATCAATGCGGCTTATCGGACTTAG
- the argB gene encoding acetylglutamate kinase, protein MKCGGSTLTALPFSFFEDMRQLQDEGIVTVIVHGGGPAISETLGKLGIESGFVNGLRVTNEAVLDVVEMVLSGQINKEIVRRIQLTGAMALGLSGVDGHLIEAKPVANSHEVGLVGEVTKVNAELIQGVVNMGYIPVIAPVGLGADGGQRYNINADTAAGAVASHLGVEQMVVVTDVPGIMKTVDGEKRVLPVVSVAEIEEMIASGDIYGGMIPKVRAAIACIQGRVQEVVIVNGSEPNVLSKVLKGTGIGTRIVR, encoded by the coding sequence ATGAAATGCGGCGGCAGCACGCTCACTGCGTTACCGTTTAGTTTTTTTGAAGATATGCGTCAGCTTCAGGATGAGGGTATAGTAACTGTTATCGTTCATGGCGGAGGTCCTGCTATTTCAGAAACGCTAGGGAAGCTAGGGATAGAGTCCGGCTTCGTGAATGGCCTTCGGGTGACGAATGAAGCGGTGCTCGACGTTGTGGAGATGGTGCTTTCCGGCCAGATCAACAAAGAGATCGTACGCCGAATTCAGTTAACAGGCGCAATGGCGCTTGGATTGTCCGGTGTGGATGGACATTTGATTGAAGCGAAGCCGGTGGCGAATAGTCACGAGGTTGGCCTTGTTGGTGAGGTCACGAAAGTGAACGCAGAGCTGATACAAGGTGTCGTGAATATGGGCTACATCCCGGTGATCGCACCAGTTGGACTTGGCGCCGATGGCGGTCAGCGTTACAACATCAATGCAGATACGGCTGCAGGAGCTGTTGCTTCTCACCTTGGTGTGGAGCAGATGGTCGTGGTGACGGACGTTCCAGGCATTATGAAAACGGTGGATGGCGAGAAGCGGGTGCTTCCCGTTGTCAGCGTGGCAGAAATTGAAGAGATGATCGCTAGCGGAGATATCTACGGGGGGATGATTCCGAAAGTTCGAGCAGCGATTGCTTGTATCCAAGGCAGGGTCCAAGAAGTTGTCATCGTAAACGGCTCTGAGCCTAATGTGCTCAGCAAAGTACTGAAGGGCACGGGCATTGGCACGAGGATTGTGCGCTAA
- a CDS encoding acetylornithine transaminase: MTETGKSSLFPTYARYPITLVKGEGSRLWDDTGKEYIDLMSGIAVANLGHAPQAVKEKLIEQLDQLWHVSNLFHIPNQEKLATLLTDNSCADAVFFCSTGAEANEAAIKLARRYNQKVLNNGRYEIITFNMSFHGRTLATLTATGQDKVKEGFHPLPGGFVYAPYNDFEAVRSLVNEHTCAIMLEMVQGEGGVLPADPEFVKQIAELCKQENLLLIVDEIQTGVGRTGKLFAYEHYGVEPDIFTLAKGLGGGFPIGAMLGKAFLAEGFSAGSHGSTFGGTPIATAAGYAAVDTIITNKLPERAAELGDYTVKKLESKLAGNPLISNIRGIGLLIGIECTQPAGEIISEIHKQGVLVIPAGPNVIRLVPALTIPQEDLDQALDVVCSVLSQKASTISSV; the protein is encoded by the coding sequence ATGACTGAAACGGGAAAAAGCTCGTTATTTCCAACCTATGCAAGATATCCAATCACACTAGTAAAGGGTGAGGGCAGCCGTCTGTGGGATGATACTGGCAAGGAATATATCGACTTGATGAGCGGGATCGCGGTGGCGAACCTCGGGCATGCGCCACAAGCGGTGAAGGAGAAGTTGATTGAACAACTAGATCAATTGTGGCATGTGAGCAATCTTTTCCATATTCCGAATCAAGAGAAGCTGGCTACTCTACTCACAGATAATAGCTGTGCAGACGCGGTGTTCTTCTGTTCCACTGGTGCGGAAGCGAATGAGGCTGCGATTAAGCTGGCGCGTCGCTATAACCAGAAGGTTTTGAACAATGGTCGGTACGAGATTATCACGTTCAACATGTCGTTCCATGGACGCACGCTGGCGACTTTGACCGCTACAGGTCAAGATAAAGTGAAGGAAGGCTTCCATCCGCTTCCCGGCGGCTTCGTTTATGCGCCTTATAACGATTTCGAGGCTGTCCGCAGTCTTGTAAACGAGCATACATGTGCCATTATGTTAGAGATGGTGCAAGGGGAAGGCGGCGTGCTGCCGGCTGATCCGGAGTTCGTGAAACAAATTGCAGAGCTGTGCAAGCAAGAGAACCTGCTTCTGATCGTGGATGAAATCCAGACGGGCGTAGGCCGTACAGGTAAGCTTTTTGCCTATGAGCATTATGGGGTGGAGCCGGATATTTTCACGTTGGCCAAAGGCCTTGGTGGAGGGTTTCCGATCGGTGCTATGTTAGGCAAAGCGTTCTTGGCTGAAGGATTCAGCGCTGGAAGCCACGGTTCAACCTTTGGTGGAACGCCGATAGCTACGGCTGCCGGATATGCGGCTGTGGACACAATTATCACGAATAAACTTCCAGAGCGTGCTGCAGAATTAGGCGATTACACGGTGAAGAAGCTGGAAAGCAAGCTTGCAGGCAATCCGCTTATTAGCAATATTCGCGGTATTGGTCTCCTCATCGGGATCGAATGCACACAGCCAGCAGGTGAAATCATTAGCGAAATTCATAAGCAAGGCGTACTCGTCATTCCGGCAGGGCCAAACGTTATTCGTCTGGTGCCCGCTTTGACCATACCGCAAGAAGATTTAGATCAAGCCCTAGATGTGGTGTGCAGTGTCCTCTCCCAGAAGGCATCAACCATCAGCAGCGTCTAG
- the argF gene encoding ornithine carbamoyltransferase, which yields MNMAVKEELAAQLKGKDFLALVDYTSEEIEYLIHYAIELKRKQKAREPHAVLAGKTLGMIFEKSSTRTRVSFEVGMYQLGGQALFLSKNDLQLGRGETVWDTAQTLSRYLDGIMIRTYEHRKVIDLARGSTVPVINGLTDYAHPCQVMADYQTVLEKKGRLKGLKVAYIGDGNNMVHSLMMGASKLGMNFAIASPEGYDPDKEVIQISKENAAQTGGSVLLTRDPREAIENADIVYTDVWASMGFEAEQQEREIAFKNFQINEALVKHAKSDYLFMHCLPAHRGEEVSEGVIDGPNSIIFDQAENRLHAQKAIMAATMI from the coding sequence ATGAATATGGCTGTAAAGGAAGAACTGGCTGCCCAGTTGAAGGGCAAGGATTTTCTTGCTTTAGTTGATTATACATCGGAAGAAATTGAATATTTGATTCACTATGCGATTGAGCTTAAACGTAAACAGAAAGCAAGAGAGCCGCATGCTGTGCTCGCTGGTAAGACGCTGGGAATGATTTTTGAAAAATCCTCGACGCGTACGCGTGTTTCCTTTGAAGTAGGGATGTACCAACTAGGCGGTCAGGCTCTATTCCTTAGCAAAAATGATCTGCAGCTTGGACGCGGCGAAACCGTTTGGGATACCGCTCAAACATTGTCCCGTTACCTGGATGGTATCATGATTCGTACGTACGAACACCGCAAAGTGATTGACCTTGCACGTGGATCAACGGTACCGGTCATTAACGGATTGACGGATTATGCCCACCCTTGTCAGGTTATGGCTGATTATCAGACGGTTTTGGAGAAAAAAGGCCGTTTGAAAGGTCTCAAAGTCGCCTATATCGGAGATGGCAACAATATGGTGCACTCCCTTATGATGGGTGCAAGCAAATTGGGAATGAATTTCGCGATTGCCTCGCCAGAAGGCTATGATCCTGATAAGGAAGTCATTCAGATTTCTAAGGAAAACGCAGCGCAAACCGGAGGCAGTGTCCTTCTTACTCGTGATCCACGCGAAGCCATTGAAAATGCGGACATCGTCTATACAGACGTTTGGGCAAGCATGGGCTTTGAGGCGGAGCAGCAGGAGCGGGAGATTGCTTTCAAGAATTTCCAAATCAACGAGGCGCTTGTGAAGCATGCCAAATCGGATTATTTGTTCATGCACTGCTTGCCTGCACACCGCGGGGAAGAAGTGAGTGAGGGCGTCATTGACGGCCCGAATTCCATCATTTTTGACCAAGCAGAGAATCGTCTTCATGCGCAAAAGGCCATTATGGCCGCGACAATGATATAA
- a CDS encoding argininosuccinate synthase codes for MAKEKIVLAYSGGLDTSVILKWLKETYDAEIIAFTADIGQKDELDGLEEKALQTGASKIYIDDLRDEFAKDFINPMFQAGALYEGQYLLGTSIARPLIAKRMVEIARAEGATAIAHGATGKGNDQVRFELTAAALAPELSVIAPWRLEEFREQFPGRAEMIAYAEKHGIPVTASAAKPYSTDRNLLHISFESGMLEDPWFDAASDENKGMYVLSVAPEDAPDQAEYIELEFDKGDCVAINGNKLSPLQVMETLNEIGGKHGIGRVDMVENRFVGMKSRGVYETPGGTILFTAHRKMESLTMDRDVMHLRDSLITKYATLVYNGFWFAPERLAIQALVDESQKNVTGTVRLKLYKGNVMGAGVKSPVSLYNPDIATMEADPTKAYDQGDAAGFIRLNALRLKVSSGVEQKAKK; via the coding sequence ATGGCTAAGGAAAAAATCGTTCTCGCCTATTCCGGCGGATTGGATACATCGGTTATACTCAAATGGCTTAAGGAGACTTACGACGCGGAAATCATTGCTTTCACAGCGGATATCGGGCAAAAGGATGAGCTGGACGGTCTGGAGGAAAAAGCGCTCCAAACCGGCGCATCCAAGATCTACATCGACGACCTGCGGGATGAGTTCGCGAAGGATTTTATCAACCCGATGTTCCAAGCGGGTGCCTTGTATGAAGGGCAATACCTGCTTGGCACTTCGATTGCTCGTCCTTTGATCGCGAAGCGCATGGTTGAGATCGCTCGCGCTGAAGGCGCAACAGCGATTGCTCACGGCGCTACAGGCAAAGGAAACGACCAAGTGCGTTTCGAGCTGACAGCAGCGGCGTTGGCGCCTGAGCTGTCCGTGATCGCGCCTTGGCGTCTAGAAGAATTCCGCGAACAGTTCCCGGGTCGCGCAGAGATGATCGCATATGCCGAGAAACACGGCATTCCGGTTACGGCATCAGCGGCGAAGCCGTATTCGACGGATCGTAACCTGCTGCACATCTCTTTCGAGAGCGGCATGTTGGAGGATCCTTGGTTTGATGCTGCATCCGACGAGAACAAAGGCATGTACGTCCTGAGCGTAGCTCCGGAAGATGCGCCAGATCAAGCGGAGTATATCGAGCTTGAGTTCGACAAAGGTGACTGCGTAGCCATCAATGGCAACAAGTTGTCCCCTCTGCAAGTTATGGAAACTTTGAATGAGATCGGCGGCAAGCATGGTATTGGCCGTGTGGACATGGTCGAGAACCGTTTCGTCGGCATGAAGAGCCGCGGCGTGTACGAGACTCCAGGCGGTACGATCCTTTTCACCGCTCACCGCAAAATGGAATCCCTTACGATGGACCGCGATGTTATGCACCTTCGTGATTCCCTTATTACGAAATATGCGACACTTGTCTACAACGGCTTCTGGTTCGCACCTGAGCGTTTGGCGATTCAAGCTCTTGTGGACGAAAGCCAAAAGAACGTAACAGGTACTGTACGCTTGAAATTGTACAAAGGCAACGTGATGGGCGCTGGTGTGAAAAGCCCAGTATCCTTGTACAATCCAGATATTGCTACAATGGAAGCAGATCCGACGAAAGCATACGACCAAGGCGATGCAGCAGGATTCATCCGCTTGAACGCGCTTCGTCTGAAAGTATCTTCCGGCGTGGAACAAAAGGCAAAGAAGTAA
- the argH gene encoding argininosuccinate lyase, producing the protein MSKLWGGRFTKKTDQLVEEYTASITFDKELAEEDIEGSLAHVTMLGKCGILPADDVEKIKDGLLAVQGMIRRGELEYTIQNEDIHMNIEKTLIDLIGPVGGKLHTGRSRNDQVATDMHLYLRKRVVEFVGLLIKLQEALLEKAKDNLDTIIPGYTHLQRAQPILFAHHMMAYVSMFQRDLERLQDSYKRVDMLPLGAGALAGTTFPIDRHFVAEQLGFGRVYENSLDAVSDRDFILEFLSNASMIMMHLSRFSEEMVLWSSTEFAFIELDDAFCTGSSIMPQKKNPDVAELVRGKTGRVYGNLFGLMTVLKSLPLAYNKDMQEDKEGMFDTVRTLQGALQLFAPMVATMKVNSDRMRQAVNQDFSNATDIADYLVNKGLPFRQAHEVIGKTVLYCIQNKKYLLDMSIEEFKTFSSLFESDIYQVLQPEQVVNARNVYGGTASNQVTEAIARAEQVLAQSNEWLQVYLEKSK; encoded by the coding sequence GTGTCTAAGCTTTGGGGTGGGCGATTTACGAAGAAAACCGACCAATTGGTCGAAGAATATACCGCATCGATTACATTTGATAAAGAGTTAGCCGAGGAAGATATTGAAGGCAGCTTAGCGCATGTGACGATGCTTGGCAAGTGCGGCATTCTTCCTGCGGATGATGTAGAGAAAATCAAGGATGGCTTGCTGGCTGTGCAGGGCATGATCCGCCGCGGCGAGTTGGAGTACACGATTCAGAATGAAGATATTCATATGAATATTGAGAAAACCTTGATCGACTTGATCGGGCCTGTCGGCGGGAAGCTTCATACGGGCCGCAGCCGTAACGATCAAGTGGCGACGGACATGCATCTCTACCTGCGCAAGCGGGTGGTTGAGTTCGTAGGCCTGCTGATCAAGCTGCAAGAAGCTTTGCTTGAGAAAGCGAAGGATAATCTCGATACGATTATCCCTGGGTATACGCATCTGCAGCGTGCGCAGCCGATTCTGTTCGCGCATCACATGATGGCTTACGTCAGCATGTTCCAGCGTGACCTGGAGCGCTTGCAGGACAGCTACAAGCGCGTAGACATGCTGCCGCTCGGCGCTGGCGCGCTCGCCGGCACGACCTTCCCGATCGACCGCCATTTCGTGGCGGAGCAGCTCGGGTTCGGACGCGTGTACGAGAACTCCCTGGATGCGGTCAGCGACCGCGACTTCATCCTAGAGTTCCTCTCTAACGCGTCCATGATCATGATGCACCTTTCTCGCTTCAGCGAGGAAATGGTGCTCTGGTCCTCAACCGAGTTCGCGTTCATCGAACTCGATGATGCTTTCTGCACCGGCAGCTCGATCATGCCGCAGAAGAAGAACCCGGACGTGGCGGAGCTCGTCCGCGGCAAAACAGGCCGCGTCTACGGCAACTTGTTCGGTCTGATGACCGTGCTCAAGTCGCTGCCGCTGGCGTACAACAAGGACATGCAGGAAGACAAAGAAGGCATGTTCGATACGGTTCGCACCCTGCAGGGCGCGCTTCAACTATTCGCTCCTATGGTTGCTACGATGAAGGTAAACTCAGATCGTATGAGACAAGCTGTGAACCAAGATTTCTCGAACGCAACAGATATCGCAGATTACCTAGTGAACAAAGGTCTGCCTTTCCGTCAAGCACACGAAGTTATCGGCAAAACGGTTCTGTACTGCATCCAAAACAAAAAATATCTACTCGATATGAGCATCGAGGAGTTCAAAACCTTCTCCAGCCTCTTTGAGTCCGATATTTATCAGGTCCTACAGCCTGAGCAAGTGGTTAACGCGCGTAATGTTTACGGGGGAACGGCCAGCAACCAAGTAACAGAGGCGATCGCACGCGCTGAGCAAGTACTGGCGCAGTCGAACGAGTGGTTGCAAGTATATTTAGAAAAAAGCAAGTAA
- a CDS encoding DUF4097 family beta strand repeat-containing protein, protein MKRGVKFFLLLGFACLGVGLIGAAVSFKEVDWSAGVTNIDIEKKIPAANIDTLIIQNDISGVTFIPSNSDEIKVHLVGTLGENAAKNCTIEAATEGSNVWRVDVCTQKKPQINFGFDLTQLKALINNQGFRLRTEVTLPEKMYKAITVSSDTGGINFKEVKADKLTVSTDTGGISIDRYEGKQLNLQTDTGRINVEDGQGDVKMRTDTGGITAKLHDIGDSVSIESDTGSIRLQLDPTPKSASFDLRTDTGSANLEVPGVNVQRTDHHSVKGTIGDGSKKITVRADTGFISVTGR, encoded by the coding sequence ATGAAACGTGGCGTCAAATTTTTCTTATTGCTCGGCTTTGCCTGCCTTGGGGTCGGTCTAATTGGAGCAGCTGTTTCTTTCAAAGAGGTAGACTGGAGCGCAGGTGTAACGAATATTGATATCGAAAAGAAGATTCCCGCAGCCAATATTGATACATTAATTATTCAAAATGACATCTCCGGAGTAACGTTTATCCCAAGTAATTCCGATGAAATTAAAGTACATCTCGTAGGAACACTTGGAGAGAATGCTGCTAAAAACTGCACGATTGAGGCGGCAACAGAAGGAAGCAATGTATGGCGAGTAGACGTATGTACACAGAAGAAACCACAAATTAATTTTGGTTTCGATTTGACACAATTGAAAGCCCTGATCAATAACCAAGGTTTCCGATTACGAACAGAAGTCACTCTTCCAGAAAAAATGTACAAAGCTATCACCGTTTCCTCGGATACTGGGGGCATCAACTTCAAAGAAGTAAAAGCCGACAAACTTACCGTCAGCACCGACACAGGCGGCATTTCCATTGATCGTTACGAAGGGAAGCAGCTAAATCTTCAAACAGATACAGGGCGTATTAACGTAGAGGATGGGCAAGGCGATGTAAAGATGAGAACAGATACAGGCGGCATCACGGCTAAATTGCACGATATCGGAGATTCCGTATCGATTGAATCCGACACAGGCTCGATTCGTCTTCAGCTCGATCCTACTCCCAAAAGTGCAAGCTTCGATCTAAGAACCGACACGGGCAGTGCCAATCTGGAAGTACCTGGTGTAAATGTACAACGGACCGATCATCATTCCGTAAAGGGTACCATTGGTGATGGCAGTAAAAAAATAACGGTACGGGCAGATACAGGGTTTATCTCCGTTACCGGCAGATAA
- a CDS encoding DUF1700 domain-containing protein has protein sequence MSKIDYFKELNYRLRGLPEKERQNILSVYEELFQKAIENGKQEDDVAQSLGYPRVPNWDAQKETPSKEQEPPKNTSGERVEKSHPKPEPTETPKHVPETRGFPPYTPPQSTNPYMNPNPYPYPVKQESSIKAIIVSIALGFFNLIFVVGPWFGILASLIGLFVSGFALIISPIVGILGSYMGTVGSDMRFIGFAMLACFGLGIILTTLSSWLFKVFFKLSWMYIQFNAKLIKGA, from the coding sequence ATGAGCAAAATCGATTATTTCAAAGAATTAAACTATCGACTGCGCGGACTTCCCGAGAAGGAGCGCCAAAATATATTGTCTGTTTATGAAGAATTGTTTCAGAAAGCCATTGAAAACGGCAAGCAAGAGGATGATGTAGCGCAGTCTCTCGGCTATCCGCGAGTTCCTAATTGGGATGCTCAGAAGGAGACACCTAGTAAGGAACAGGAGCCTCCCAAAAACACGTCTGGCGAACGAGTTGAGAAATCTCATCCCAAACCCGAACCGACAGAGACACCTAAACATGTTCCCGAAACTAGAGGCTTCCCACCCTATACGCCTCCACAGAGCACGAATCCTTATATGAATCCCAATCCCTACCCTTATCCGGTTAAACAGGAGTCGAGTATTAAGGCTATTATCGTAAGCATTGCGCTTGGATTTTTTAACCTTATATTCGTCGTTGGTCCTTGGTTCGGTATTCTCGCATCATTGATTGGACTATTTGTTTCGGGCTTCGCGCTCATCATTTCGCCAATCGTCGGCATTCTTGGCAGTTACATGGGAACTGTCGGCAGCGATATGCGTTTCATTGGATTCGCCATGCTTGCTTGTTTCGGCTTGGGTATCATTTTGACGACGCTAAGCTCATGGTTGTTCAAAGTATTTTTCAAACTCAGCTGGATGTACATCCAATTTAATGCCAAATTGATTAAGGGGGCTTAA